Part of the Effusibacillus lacus genome is shown below.
GGTAGGAGTGGTAGGAGGGATTACTCCTTTCAACTTCCCGATGATGGTACCTTGCTGGATGTTCCCGCTAGCCATTGCTTGCGGAAATACTTTCGTGCTAAAGCCTTCAGAGCGTACTCCATTATTGGCGAATCGTCTGGCTGAACTGTTTAAAGAAGCGGGATTACCGGATGGGGTTCTGAATATCGTCCATGGTGCTCACGATGTCGTAAACGGATTATTGGAACATCCCGCTGTCAAAGCGATCTCTTTCGTTGGTTCCCAACCGGTAGCTGAATATGTTTATAAAACAGCGGCTACCCATGGAAAACGGGTTCAAGCTTTAGCAGGCGCTAAAAATCATTCCATCGTGATGCCGGATGCAGACTTGAATTTGGCAGTTAAAGAAATTATGAATGCCGCTTACGGTTCAGCCGGTGAAAGATGTATGGCTGCATCCGTTGTTGTTACTGTTGGAGAGGTTGCAGAACCATTCATTGAAAAATTGGTTCTGGCAGCCAATGAGATCAAGATTGGAAACGGATTGGAGGAAGGAGTCTTTTTGGGTCCGGTGATCCGCGATTCGCACAAAGCCAGAACAGAAAAATATATCGAAATCGGAGAAAAAGAAGGGGCCCAATTGGTTCGTGACGGACGCCAGGATGAAGCGGCCAGCCGGCAAGGATATTTTGTCGGTCCTACGATTTTCGATCATGTAACCACGGATATGACCATTTGGAAAGAGGAAATTTTTGCTCCCGTATTATCCGTCGTACGTGTC
Proteins encoded:
- a CDS encoding CoA-acylating methylmalonate-semialdehyde dehydrogenase, producing the protein MTTTTSVQTLKNFIGGQWVESTSGKTDMVPNPATGETLAYVPISNRKDLDRAVEAAKEAFKTWSRTAVPRRARILFKYQQLLVEQWEELARLVTLENGKSYNEAYGEVQRGIECVEFAAGAPSLMMGRQLPDIATNMESGMYRYPVGVVGGITPFNFPMMVPCWMFPLAIACGNTFVLKPSERTPLLANRLAELFKEAGLPDGVLNIVHGAHDVVNGLLEHPAVKAISFVGSQPVAEYVYKTAATHGKRVQALAGAKNHSIVMPDADLNLAVKEIMNAAYGSAGERCMAASVVVTVGEVAEPFIEKLVLAANEIKIGNGLEEGVFLGPVIRDSHKARTEKYIEIGEKEGAQLVRDGRQDEAASRQGYFVGPTIFDHVTTDMTIWKEEIFAPVLSVVRVNSLDEAIEVTNQSAFANGACIYTQNGSNVRKFREEIDAGMLGVNLGVPAPMAFFPFSGWKNSFYGDLHANGMDGVEFYTRKKMVTARW